In Populus trichocarpa isolate Nisqually-1 chromosome 12, P.trichocarpa_v4.1, whole genome shotgun sequence, a genomic segment contains:
- the LOC18103815 gene encoding 11-beta-hydroxysteroid dehydrogenase A gives MDMTRKLMNILLPPIALIVLLLILPPYLVLKFLGLIKGFTAYSEDVAGKVVLITGASSGIGEQIAYQYARRGARLALVARREDRLRGVASEARKMGSPDVIMIRADVSKVEDCKRFVDEAIRHFGQLDHLVNNAGISCVCLLEEAPNISDLNSVVDTNFWGSVYGTYFAVPYLRKSQGKIIVISSAAGRFQSPGASIYGASKAALISLYESLRIEFGSDIGITIVTPGLVKSEMTSGEFRSKAKIESIPIESTEDCAKAIVDSACRGDRYLVEPSWVGILFLFKLLCPEVLEWCLHWLLSSAPRNLKKAA, from the exons ATGGATATGACTAGAAAGTTAatgaatattttacttcctCCTATAGCACTCATTGTGCTTCTTTTAATCTTGCCACCATATCTTGTTCTCAAGTTTCTTGGTCTCATAAAAGGATTTACTGCATACAGCGAAGACGTGGCCGGAAAAGTAGTGCTTATAACTGGAGCATCTTCCGGCATTGGTGAG caAATTGCATACCAATATGCAAGGAGAGGAGCTCGTTTAGCACTCGTTGCTAGAAGAGAAGATCGTCTTCGAGGAGTTGCAAGTGAAGCCAGGAAGATGGGTTCGCCAGATGTTATAATGATACGTGCAGATGTTTCCAAGGTTGAAGATTGCAAGAGGTTTGTTGATGAGGCAATAAGACATTTTGGACAGT TGGATCATCTGGTGAATAATGCTGGGATTTCTTGTGTTTGCTTGTTAGAAGAAGCTCCCAACATATCTGATTTGAATTCTGTAGTG GACACAAACTTCTGGGGCTCGGTGTATGGCACTTATTTTGCAGTTCCATACCTCAGAAAAAGTCAAGGGAAAATTATCGTCATCTCTTCAGCTGCTGGACGTTTCCAAAGTCCAGGAGCAAGCATATACGGT GCAAGCAAAGCAGCCTTAATAAGCCTGTATGAATCACTGAGGATTGAATTTGGTTCAGATATTGGAATAACAATTGTGACTCCTGGGCTTGTGAAGTCAGAAATGACCTCAGGCGAGTTCCGATCAAAG GCTAAAATAGAAAGCATCCCAATTGAATCAACTGAGGATTGTGCTAAAGCAATTGTGGACAGCGCTTGCCGTGGAGACAGGTACTTGGTAGAGCCATCATGGGTAGGGATACTTTTCCTGTTCAAGCTGCTTTGTCCTGAAGTCCTGGAATGGTGTCTCCACTGGCTATTGTCCTCTGCACCAAGGAATCTCAAGAAGGCTGCATAG